One window of the Rhodococcus sovatensis genome contains the following:
- a CDS encoding PLP-dependent aminotransferase family protein, whose amino-acid sequence MSSRLGSVQSSAIRDLLALTAREDVISLAGGLPALELIPSHRIRDAAQSVLAESTSVQYGETSGWRGLREIVAHRESVITGRSVQYAEVVITHGSQQALTLIAQALLDPGAAVVVDEPAYTGALQVFSIAGADIHAIPIGEDGLDTDELERRLRGGLRPTLVHTVSNFHNPRGVTMSQFRRRHLAELADRYGFWILEDDPYGEIWFGAPPPAPIFSDRVVRLSSASKILAPALRVGWMVAPKQVCDAVELLKQGADLCGSSMTQQMAAHMLADTPWLDLHLETLRGEYGRRAAALHRALGAAFGDAASVKPADGGMFLWLTFHDGTDTTALLPTALDHGVAFVPGKAFADNATYSTSARLCFASSPAPVLDEAVRRLTRAHV is encoded by the coding sequence ATGTCCAGCCGTCTCGGCTCGGTGCAGAGTTCAGCCATTCGCGACCTTCTCGCTCTGACAGCGCGTGAAGATGTCATCAGCCTCGCAGGCGGTTTACCTGCGCTGGAACTCATTCCGTCACACCGGATCAGGGATGCCGCACAGTCGGTTCTCGCCGAGTCGACCTCCGTTCAATACGGCGAAACCTCGGGCTGGCGCGGGCTGCGCGAGATCGTTGCGCATCGTGAATCGGTGATCACCGGACGGTCGGTGCAGTACGCGGAAGTGGTCATCACTCACGGATCTCAACAGGCATTGACGTTGATCGCGCAGGCCTTGCTCGATCCAGGCGCAGCCGTCGTGGTCGACGAACCTGCCTATACCGGTGCACTGCAAGTGTTTTCGATCGCCGGCGCGGACATTCATGCGATTCCGATCGGCGAGGACGGGCTGGATACCGACGAGCTCGAGCGTCGCCTCCGAGGCGGTCTTCGGCCCACGCTCGTTCATACGGTGAGCAATTTCCACAACCCGCGTGGGGTGACAATGTCCCAGTTTCGGCGACGCCACCTCGCGGAGCTGGCGGACCGATACGGCTTCTGGATTCTCGAGGACGACCCGTACGGCGAAATCTGGTTCGGCGCTCCGCCGCCCGCCCCGATCTTTTCCGATCGTGTCGTGCGCCTCTCCAGCGCGTCGAAGATCCTCGCCCCCGCTCTGCGAGTGGGCTGGATGGTCGCACCGAAGCAGGTGTGCGATGCCGTCGAATTGCTCAAGCAGGGCGCCGACCTGTGCGGTTCCTCGATGACCCAGCAGATGGCGGCGCACATGTTGGCGGATACGCCGTGGCTCGACCTCCACCTGGAAACTCTGCGTGGTGAGTACGGCCGACGAGCCGCCGCGCTGCACCGAGCTCTGGGTGCAGCGTTCGGCGACGCTGCATCGGTGAAACCGGCCGATGGCGGAATGTTCCTGTGGCTGACGTTCCACGACGGTACCGACACGACAGCTCTGCTGCCGACGGCTCTCGACCACGGTGTCGCTTTCGTTCCAGGAAAGGCGTTCGCGGACAATGCGACTTACTCGACCTCGGCTCGGTTATGCTTCGCGAGCTCACCTGCACCGGTACTGGACGAGGCGGTCCGACGACTGACACGGGCTCACGTGTAG
- a CDS encoding NAD(P)H-quinone dehydrogenase, with protein MSRIVIIGGGPAGYEAALVAAQHGGKVTLVDSEGIGGACVLWDCVPSKTFIASTGIRTEMRRASDLGIALDPSQAAVALPQIHERVKSLAQAQSADIAARVRSVGVELISGRAEMIDTQVGMAAHQIRATLVDGSERILDADVVLVATGASPRVLKGAEPDGERILNWRQLYDLDALPEHLVVVGSGVTGAEFVSAYTEMGVKVTAVSSRDRVLPHEDEDAALVLEDAFNERGVTLVKHARADSVERTETGVIVRLADGRTVEGSHALMTVGSVPNTSGLGLENVGIELDRGGYLRVDRVSRTSVAGIYAAGDCTGLLPLASVAAMQGRIAMYHALGEGVTPIKLKTVASAVFTRPEIASVGVSQSSIDNGDVPARTVMLPLSTNPRAKMSGLKRGFVKIFCRPATGVVIGGVVVAPTASELILPIAMAVQNNLSVNDLAATFSVYPSLTGSITEAARQLMRHDDLD; from the coding sequence ATGAGCCGGATCGTGATCATCGGTGGCGGCCCCGCTGGGTACGAGGCAGCGCTGGTGGCGGCACAGCACGGGGGAAAGGTGACTCTCGTCGACTCCGAGGGCATCGGTGGTGCGTGCGTCCTGTGGGACTGCGTCCCGTCGAAAACCTTCATCGCGTCGACAGGCATCAGGACCGAGATGCGTCGCGCCAGCGATCTCGGGATTGCCCTCGACCCGTCTCAGGCAGCGGTAGCGCTCCCGCAGATCCACGAGCGGGTCAAGTCGCTCGCCCAAGCACAGTCCGCCGATATCGCTGCGCGAGTACGTTCGGTGGGCGTCGAGCTGATCTCGGGTCGCGCGGAGATGATCGACACGCAAGTGGGTATGGCTGCGCATCAGATTCGCGCGACGCTTGTCGACGGATCCGAACGAATTCTCGACGCCGATGTCGTTCTTGTCGCTACCGGAGCGAGTCCGCGCGTGCTGAAGGGCGCCGAGCCCGACGGCGAACGCATCCTCAACTGGCGTCAGCTCTACGACCTCGATGCACTGCCCGAGCACCTCGTGGTGGTCGGTTCCGGTGTCACGGGTGCGGAGTTCGTCTCCGCGTACACCGAGATGGGCGTCAAGGTGACTGCAGTCTCGAGCCGTGACCGCGTGCTGCCGCACGAGGACGAGGATGCGGCGCTCGTGCTCGAGGATGCGTTCAACGAGCGCGGGGTCACGTTGGTCAAGCATGCGCGCGCCGATTCCGTCGAGCGCACCGAGACCGGGGTGATCGTCAGGCTCGCCGACGGCCGGACCGTCGAGGGAAGCCACGCTCTGATGACCGTCGGCTCGGTACCGAACACGTCGGGCCTCGGCCTGGAAAATGTAGGGATCGAACTCGATCGGGGCGGATACCTGCGGGTGGACCGTGTCTCACGCACCTCGGTCGCCGGCATCTACGCGGCCGGCGACTGCACCGGACTGCTGCCACTGGCTTCGGTCGCCGCGATGCAGGGACGTATCGCGATGTACCACGCACTCGGTGAAGGCGTCACGCCGATCAAGCTCAAGACGGTTGCGTCCGCGGTGTTCACGCGTCCGGAGATCGCGTCGGTAGGCGTCAGCCAGTCCTCCATCGACAACGGTGACGTCCCTGCGCGCACCGTGATGTTGCCGCTCTCCACCAATCCGCGAGCCAAGATGTCCGGGCTCAAGCGCGGTTTCGTCAAGATCTTCTGCCGACCGGCTACCGGTGTGGTCATCGGTGGCGTCGTCGTCGCACCGACTGCATCGGAGTTGATCCTGCCTATTGCGATGGCGGTGCAGAACAACCTGTCGGTGAACGACCTCGCGGCGACATTCTCGGTATACCCGTCGTTGACGGGTTCGATCACCGAGGCCGCGCGTCAGCTGATGCGTCACGACGACCTGGACTGA